A window of Komagataella phaffii GS115 chromosome 1, complete sequence contains these coding sequences:
- a CDS encoding Adrenodoxin homolog, mitochondrial: MFKPVFTKRMALNYLGSAIKYRHNPVLRLPRIPVRFHGHLKKPNPGEELHITFITKDGTQKTFEVAEGDSLLDIAQGNHLDMEGACGGSCACSTCHVIIDPEFYDEIPEPDDDENDMLDLAFGLTETSRLGCQVFMKKNLDGIRVALPAMTRNLQSSDFD, translated from the coding sequence ATGTTCAAACCCGTCTTTACCAAGCGCATGGCTTTGAACTATTTGGGGAGTGCAATCAAATATCGGCATAATCCGGTGTTGCGGCTACCAAGAATACCAGTTCGTTTTCATGGACATCTCAAAAAGCCGAATCCCGGAGAGGAGTTGCATATCACATTTATCACCAAGGACGGAACACAGAagacttttgaagttgcAGAGGGTGACTCCCTTTTAGATATTGCCCAGGGAAATCATTTGGATATGGAAGGAGCATGTGGAGGGTCATGTGCATGTTCTACCTGTCATGTAATTATAGATCCCGAGTTTTATGATGAAATCCCCGAACCcgatgatgatgagaaCGATATGCTTGATTTGGCGTTCGGACTTACAGAGACATCTCGTTTGGGATGCCAGGTGTttatgaagaagaatctcGACGGTATTCGGGTTGCTTTACCTGCGATGACCAGAAACTTGCAGTCTTCGGATTTTGATTGA
- a CDS encoding Transcriptional coactivator HFI1/ADA1, with translation MASTELVASTPMPSRNGQGSHQKLNGGNVNSATNTPTVASTPVNQPRKLPSENFSGLGGAIRIEIEPLVVDFQRRLGKNWGRYQIAVSLFLVGKLSRRELVDELDDILDRNTVKMHNQLLLGNLANSLKESAGDRVGSGGFGGSMFNKRVKDSRKSSQYERLKRDILALPVRERRRIKAITRESGKKGMVNSVITQTRQALIPKVPVVTRPTNVPGNSVQWAQDVIHGFQALLASEIYELPEMDNLRTRMTGISREHGLIGPVDDSVIEIMLIGLEQHLKGIVEAAIDIVKYRRTKYTNNSVVDTLQKEQTNTSDTSSSKVSRKRDRHTLTIEDMYDTLEQYPYLVEPGGTLLRLQSVMLHDEDELSDDEILKHILKPRTSDSTDRKPKQLQENGTADSLSKVTKSITNGANASGDAVPNGKAEHIQNTMGTKEELNWFIYDILSNNE, from the coding sequence ATGGCTTCCACAGAACTGGTGGCATCAACCCCCATGCCTTCTCGAAATGGTCAGGGATCTCACCAGAAGCTTAATGGTGGCAATGTCAATTCTGCCACCAACACACCCACTGTTGCCAGCACTCCGGTTAACCAACCTCGGAAATTACCATCAGAGAATTTTTCTGGTCTTGGAGGAGCTATcagaattgaaattgaaccaCTGGTTGTGGACTTTCAACGAAGACTAGGAAAAAATTGGGGCCGATATCAGATAGCTGTtagtttgtttcttgtgGGGAAGTTGTCCAGAAGAGAGCTAGTAGATGAATTGGATGACATACTGGATAGAAATACCGTGAAAATGCATAACCAACTACTTTTGGGCAATTTGGCAAACTCTCTCAAAGAATCGGCCGGTGATAGAGTTGGTTCCGGTGGTTTTGGTGGTTCGATGTTCAATAAGAGAGTGAAAGACTCCCGTAAATCATCACAATACGAACGACTTAAAAGAGATATACTAGCACTTCCTGTGcgagaaagaagaagaataaaaGCTATCACCAGAGAGTCCGGAAAGAAAGGTATGGTCAACTCTGTGATAACTCAAACACGTCAGGCCTTAATTCCCAAGGTTCCTGTAGTGACAAGGCCTACCAACGTCCCAGGAAATTCTGTACAGTGGGCTCAGGATGTCATTCATGGATTCCAAGCACTGCTCGCTTCAGAGATATACGAACTTCCTGAGATGGATAATCTTCGAACTAGAATGACTGGAATCAGTAGAGAACATGGGCTAATTGGACCAGTAGATGATTCTGTTATTGAAATTATGTTGATAGGGTTGGAGCAGCATCTTAAAGGCATTGTTGAAGCCGCCATTGACATTGTCAAATACAGAAGGACAAAGTACACTAATAACTCCGTGGTAGATACGTTACAAAAGGAGCAAACTAATACCTCAGACacatcttcttccaaggTCTCTAGGAAAAGAGATAGACATACATTGACAATCGAAGACATGTACGACACGCTAGAACAGTATCCATATCTGGTGGAACCAGGTGGAACTTTACTTCGACTGCAAAGCGTCATGCTTCATGATGAGGACGAGCTTTCGGATGATGAGATTCTGAAACATATTTTGAAACCTAGAACTTCAGACTCAACTGATAGAAAACCAAAGCAATTACAAGAAAATGGTACTGCAGACTCTTTGAGCAAGGTAACCAAGTCCATCACCAACGGAGCGAATGCCAGTGGAGATGCAGTGCCCAATGGTAAAGCGGAACATATACAAAATACTATGGGAACCAAGGAAGAATTAAATTGGTTCATTTATGATATTCTATCTAACAATGAATAG
- a CDS encoding G1/S-specific cyclin, whose protein sequence is MSFNGKFRYKHDPKQYPNSLVFKEVTTHRDVVGEYVKELSMSSFEDANMFKPDINLISQQPQLTLDLRSPLLDFLFKVFIKTRICSHLFYRSVRLLDRYCSKRIVLVDQAQLVASTCLWIVAKVDGGCNHCLSSSSCPIGGRFEGPTKRARIPRLTELCQLCGPSCNYDEGMFIQMERHILDTLSWSVTEPGIDEWIMDVDSSQNMTNFLPLDKEAAISLKEFMINCTLYNPELISNHPAQVAASINDIYDKLQSQGHSQGRRLMSQQSKQSTLYTTTPSHQIASLNPNLPLLSPPHTSSHPKLEEPAINKNTTITSFTMHSRCY, encoded by the coding sequence ATGTCTTTTAATGGCAAGTTCCGTTACAAGCACGATCCGAAGCAGTATCCCAACTCGCTggtgttcaaagaagtcaCCACTCATAGAGATGTTGTAGGGGAATACGTCAAGGAACTTTCCATGTCCTCTTTTGAGGACGCTAACATGTTCAAACCTGACATTAATCTGATCAGCCAGCAGCCCCAGCTTACATTGGACCTGAGATCGCCTCTTCTGGACTTTctgttcaaagttttcatcAAAACCAGAATTTGCAGTCATCTTTTCTATAGGAGTGTACGTTTGTTGGATAGATACTGTTCAAAGAGAATCGTCCTAGTCGACCAGGCTCAGTTAGTTGCCTCAACCTGTCTATGGATTGTCGCCAAAGTGGACGGTGGCTGCAACCACTGTCtttcgtcttcttcatgTCCAATTGGAGGTAGATTCGAAGGACCCACAAAGAGAGCCCGTATCCCAAGATTGACCGAGTTGTGCCAATTATGTGGGCCTTCTTGCAATTACGACGAGGGCATGTTCATCCAGATGGAACGACACATTTTGGACACTTTAAGTTGGAGCGTCACCGAGCCTGGCATCGATGAATGGATTATGGACGTGGACAGCAGCCAAAACATGACCAATTTCCTTCCTTTAGACAAAGAAGCAGCCATCAGCCTCAAAGAGTTCATGATCAACTGCACCCTGTACAACCCTGAACTTATTTCTAATCATCCGGCCCAGGTGGCAGCTTCAATTAATGACATTTACGACAAACTACAATCACAAGGACACAGTCAAGGACGCAGATTAATGTCACAGCAAAGCAAACAATCAACCCTATATACAACAACTCCATCTCATCAAATAGCATCTCTAAACCCAAACCTACCATTGTTGTCTCCTCCTCATACATCTTCACATCCCAAACTGGAAGAGCCAGCCATCAATAAGAACACTACTATCACTAGTTTTACAATGCATAGTCGATGCTACTGA
- a CDS encoding Protein ROT1 yields the protein MVLIQNFLPLFAYTLFFNQRAALADDSVPESELTIVGTWSSKSNTVFTGSGFYDPVDELLIEPDLPGISYSFTDDGYFEEALYQVAGNAKDHHCPTAVLIFQHGTYRELDNGTLVLEPYDVDGRQLLSQPCEDKGISTYSRYNQTEVFRNYEVSLNTYHGRIQLQLYASDGVKQPPLYLAYRPPNMLPTIVLNPTAASDEAQATATGASAKIKRSLENRYRTNAVKESSLNYTLWWWLGAILMGAGSTIYFLY from the coding sequence ATGGTTTTGATACAAAATTTTTTGCCGCTGTTTGCGTACACTTTGTTCTTCAACCAGCGGGCCGCCCTTGCTGATGACAGCGTCCCAGAATCCGAGCTTACTATCGTCGGAACATGGTCATCCAAATCCAACACAGTGTTCACAGGATCAGGCTTTTATGATCCAGTGGACGAGCTATTGATTGAACCAGATTTGCCTGGGATCTCCTACTCTTTCACTGATGACGGATACTTTGAAGAGGCCCTTTACCAGGTTGCGGGAAATGCGAAGGATCATCATTGTCCCACAGCTGTTTTAATTTTCCAACACGGTACCTACAGAGAGTTAGATAACGGAACTCTCGTTTTGGAGCCATATGATGTCGACGGAAGACAGCTTTTATCGCAACCATGCGAGGATAAAGGGATTTCAACCTATTCTCGTTACAACCAAACAGAGGTGTTCCGTAACTATGAAGTGTCCCTGAATACGTACCACGGTCGTATCCAGCTGCAGCTATATGCCAGTGATGGTGTGAAACAGCCTCCCCTCTACTTAGCGTACAGACCTCCCAACATGTTGCCTACGATCGTACTAAACCCCACTGCAGCAAGTGATGAGGCCCAAGCAACCGCCACTGGTGCCTCTGCCAAGATAAAAAGATCACTAGAGAACAGATACAGGACCAACGCTGTCAAggaatcttctttgaattaCACTCTATGGTGGTGGCTTGGGGCAATTCTGATGGGTGCTGGATCCACCATCTACTTCCTGTATTAA
- a CDS encoding Vacuolar protein sorting-associated protein 27, protein MSWFSGKNSVPLENKINEATSEFIPDGEIDLEVSLEITDIIRSKQVTPRDAMRALKRRFMGSNNPNIQKSSIKLIDFCIKNGGIHFVQEISTKEFLDPIVLKLHDKSLNSEVKALILDSIQNWSILFSTNPKLEYVTTIYNKLQDEKIFEFPSIYHTETIGASFIESEVAPEWMDSDACMICSDLFTMINRKHHCRSCGGVFCGQHSAKRCKLPKLGITLPVRVCDNCYDQHKSRKQRHKNSNSVTTAAAPSDADMDADLKLAIELSLKDSGGSQYPVPVAGPKVSSTVKVDDDDEEMKAAIEASLKDLKQSQPSNPHTQTEDETPNYYANLLPTASVDTTPISNQQPEVVTYRPANEIPISEEEKRFRQNEVTGGEVADIHLFSTLVERLREQPTGSVLQDQELQDLHSKVTLMRPKLNKSVADSVQKYDQFVDMYSKIDTITRLYDELLEIRLAHVTGRPLHPQSTGRSSIHYRQPGSRFSSIDHSSQHPLQDPTHHIQQPYYEPSNDSQHPPALALSSEPPGDLKYPSEPAQYQVSPPSRRQSYQSHSSYPAPPQLAKIDSGVPQHASNSVYPAPPLLARIDSTLSRDTSHSNYPPEQLPYPQPGYPSYQQNVPMYEGSPKDTRSPAEFSPEYSNIPESAETPLGYPQPPYEAHPEPYSPQYSYDKYDQREVQRHDSVRYNPAPSYPNSGYSYPRADQNQNQNQHQINAVNREQATTWPQVPQNSPPPVPTVEAKEPDAPLIEL, encoded by the coding sequence ATGTCCTGGTTCAGTGGAAAGAACTCAGTTCCCttggaaaacaaaattaATGAGGCAACATCCGAGTTTATACCCGACGGAGAAATCGACCTAGAGGTTTCTCTGGAGATCACCGATATAATACGATCCAAACAGGTTACTCCTAGGGATGCAATGAGAGCTCTGAAACGTCGATTCATGGGTTCCAACAATCCCAATATACAGAAATCCAGTATCAAACTTATTGACTTTTGTATCAAAAATGGGGGAATACATTTTGTCCAAGAAATCAGTACCAAGGAGTTTCTGGATCCCATTGTATTGAAACTACATGATAAGAGCCTAAACTCTGAGGTGAAGGCTCTAATTTTAGACTCCATCCAAAACTGGTCGATTTTATTCAGCACTAACCCCAAATTGGAGTACGTGACAACCATTTACAATAAGCTCCAAGATGAGAAGATATTCGAATTTCCCTCAATATATCACACCGAGACCATTGGAGCAAGTTTTATTGAATCTGAGGTTGCACCAGAATGGATGGACTCAGATGCTTGTATGATATGCTCCGATTTATTCACCATGATAAACAGGAAACACCATTGCCGTTCATGTGGGGGAGTATTCTGTGGACAACATTCTGCAAAGAGATGCAAGCTGCCAAAACTGGGCATCACCCTACCGGTCAGAGTATGTGATAACTGCTATGACCAGCATAAGTCAAGAAAACAACGCCACAAGAATTCAAACTCAGTGACGACCGCTGCCGCACCTTCTGACGCGGATATGGATGCTGATTTGAAACTGGCAATCGAACTCTCATTAAAGGATAGCGGTGGTTCACAATATCCTGTGCCTGTTGCTGGTCCAAAAGTATCTTCCACCGTTAAAGTtgatgacgacgatgaagaaatgaAAGCTGCGATTGAAGCAAGTTTAAAAGATTTGAAGCAATCCCAGCCATCCAATCCACATACCCAGACTGAAGATGAGACACCAAATTATTATGcaaatcttcttccaactgCAAGTGTAGATACGACTCCGATTTCTAACCAGCAGCCTGAAGTTGTAACTTATAGACCAGCTAATGAGATTCCCatatcagaagaagagaagaggTTCAGGCAAAACGAAGTTACTGGAGGCGAAGTGGCAGATATCCATTTGTTCAGTACTTTAGTAGAAAGATTGAGGGAGCAACCGACTGGATCAGTGCTGCAGGATCAAGAACTTCAAGATTTACATTCCAAAGTTACACTTATGAGACCCAAGTTGAATAAGAGCGTTGCGGATTCGGTTCAAAAGTATGACCAATTTGTTGACATGTATTCAAAGATCGACACGATTACCAGGCTTTACGATGAATTGTTAGAAATAAGACTAGCTCATGTGACGGGGAGACCGCTACACCCACAATCTACTGGAAGGAGCTCCATTCATTACCGCCAACCAGGTTCTCgattttcatcaattgatcaTTCCTCTCAGCATCCACTACAGGATCCTACTCATCACATTCAGCAACCATATTACGAACCATCCAATGATAGCCAGCATCCTCCTGCATTAGCACTGAGTTCAGAACCTCCAGGAGACTTAAAGTATCCTTCTGAGCCTGCTCAATATCAGGTATCACCACCGTCTAGAAGACAAAGCTATCAGAGTCACTCCTCCTACCCGGCGCCACCTCAACTAGCAAAGATAGACTCGGGTGTACCGCAACACGCATCAAACTCAGTCTACCCGGCTCCACCTCTGCTTGCTAGGATCGATTCGACTTTATCACGGGACACATCTCACTCTAATTATCCGCCTGAGCAACTTCCTTATCCGCAACCAGGATATCCAAGTTATCAGCAAAATGTACCAATGTATGAAGGCTCCCCTAAAGATACTAGAAGTCCCGCAGAATTTAGCCCAGAGTACTCAAATATTCCTGAGTCTGCGGAAACTCCACTCGGCTACCCACAACCACCATATGAGGCTCACCCTGAGCCATATTCGCCGCAGTACAGTTACGATAAATACGATCAGAGGGAAGTTCAAAGGCATGACAGCGTTCGATATAATCCAGCACCTAGCTACCCAAACAGTGGTTATTCATATCCTAGAGCTGATCAGAACCAGAACCAAAACCAACATCAAATCAATGCTGTCAATAGGGAACAAGCTACTACCTGGCCTCAAGTTCCGCAAAATAGTCCACCGCCGGTTCCTACAGTCGAAGCCAAAGAGCCTGATGCGCCTTTGATAGAACTCTAA
- a CDS encoding putative transporter, giving the protein MSTFEETFEGDDDSYVSLTSQALALPNSSAPRRGSIILSNGPSLTYRTFPKRMSLDESDGDAMSQVNYGSILDGADVRSFSSRRPSLTSIRGQSLRYAMSHGTFHESSTSYITEIKMLTKFSIPLVVTFLLQYSLTVSSVFSVGHLGEMPLAAVSLASMTANVTAYSIIQGIATCLDTLCPQAFGRNDHRMVGVHFLRCTTFLLLLYIPIFCLWFWGSKPLLLRIVPNPELSGLASQYLRVLAFGLPGFILFENCKHFLQAQGIFHASTYVLLFCAPLNMLLNYLLVWDKKIGLGYIGAPVAVVFTNWLMAAMLIVYIAKVKGHECWCGFSREAFKNWKRMLDLAGPGVLMVEAEWLAFEIITFFASRFGPTVLASQTVVSTTCVLMYQIPFAVSIASSTRVAWFIGSGSKHAAILAVKVSMLVGLVLGLTNAAFLFNFRHTIASLFSSDTEVIELASKVLIVGSIYQVNDFISCIASGVLRGQGRQKIGGFLNLFSYYVVALPIAWYCGFHLGMELLGLWYGMVIALILVSTSESFFIWLSDWDGIIQQSIDDAIHDNCSLFGNPLSRIVSSISHA; this is encoded by the coding sequence atgtctACTTTTGAGgagacttttgaaggagaCGATGACTCCTACGTCTCCTTGACCTCGCAGGCTCTTGCTTTGCCCAATAGCAGCGCCCCCAGAAGGGGGTCCATCATACTTTCTAATGGTCCTAGTTTGACCTATCGCACGTTTCCAAAGCGCATGTCCCTCGATGAGTCGGATGGGGATGCCATGTCTCAGGTGAACTACGGATCGATTCTAGATGGTGCTGATGTTAggtctttttcaagtagaAGGCCCTCGTTGACCAGTATTAGGGGGCAGAGTTTGCGATATGCCATGTCTCATGGGACGTTTCATGAGTCTTCCACTAGTTACATTACAGAGATCAAAATGCTAACCAAGTTTTCTATTCCATTGGTTGTAACTTTTCTGCTTCAGTATTCATTGACTGTGTCCTCGGTGTTTTCGGTGGGTCATCTAGGAGAGATGCCGTTGGCAGCAGTGTCTTTAGCATCAATGACTGCCAATGTCACAGCATACAGTATTATCCAGGGAATTGCTACGTGTCTGGACACGCTTTGCCCCCAAGcatttggaagaaatgaTCATCGCATGGTGGGGGTACATTTTCTTAGATGTACGACATTCCTCCTATTACTCTACATCCCAATCTTCTGCCTTTGGTTCTGGGGATCAAAACCTCTTCTCTTGAGAATTGTTCCCAATCCAGAGCTCTCAGGGTTGGCAAGTCAATACCTCAGGGTACTTGCTTTTGGACTTCCCGGATTCATTCTGTTTGAAAACTGCAAGCACTTTCTTCAGGCCCAGGGTATATTTCATGCCTCAACCTATGTATTATTGTTCTGTGCTCCCCTGAACATGCTTCTTAATTATTTGTTGGTCTGGGACAAAAAGATTGGATTGGGGTACATAGGTGCACCGGTAGCTGTTGTCTTTACTAATTGGCTAATGGCTGCCATGTTGATAGTTTATATTGCCAAGGTCAAAGGCCACGAGTGCTGGTGTGGATTTTCTAGGGAAGCCTTCAAGAATTGGAAACGAATGCTAGATCTCGCAGGCCCGGGTGTTCTAATGGTAGAAGCTGAATGGTTGGCTTTCGAAATCATTACTTTTTTTGCCAGCCGTTTCGGTCCTACTGTTTTAGCAAGTCAAACGGTAGTCTCAACAACTTGTGTTCTGATGTACCAGATTCCATTTGCCGTCTCTATTGCTTCATCCACAAGAGTCGCATGGTTTATTGGCAGTGGGTCTAAACACGCTGCAATTTTAGCTGTGAAGGTTTCCATGCTAGTTGGTCTCGTTTTGGGGTTAACGAATGCCGCatttctcttcaactttagACATACAATTGCAAGTCTATTCTCCTCAGATACTGAAGTCATTGAACTTGCTAGTAAAGTTCTTATTGTTGGGTCGATCTATCAGGTCAACGATTTTATCTCATGCATTGCTAGTGGGGTGTTAAGAGGTCAAGGACGACAAAAGATTGGGGGATTTCTCAACCTTTTTTCTTACTACGTTGTGGCATTACCTATTGCATGGTACTGCGGATTCCACTTAGGCATGGAACTGCTGGGATTATGGTATGGAATGGTGATTGCATTAATTTTAGTCTCGACGTCGGAAAGCTTTTTTATATGGCTGTCAGACTGGGACGGAATTATACAACAAAGTATAGATGATGCCATACATGATAACTGCTCGTTGTTTGGTAATCCTTTGTCACGAATTGTGTCTTCCATCAGCCACGCTTGA
- a CDS encoding Translational elongation factor EF-1 alpha, producing MGKEKLHVNVVVIGHVDAGKSTTTGHLIYKCGGIDKRTIEKFEKEAEELGKGSFKYAWVLDKLKAERERGITIDIALWKFETPKYHVTVIDAPGHRDFIKNMITGTSQADCAILVIASGIGEFEAGISKDGQTREHALLAFTLGVKQLIVAINKMDSVKWSQKRYEEIVKETSNFIKKVGYNPKTVPFVPISGWNGDNMIEPSSNCDWYKGWEKETKAGGATKGKTLLEAIDSIDPPSRPTDKPLRLPLQDVYKIGGIGTVPVGRVETGVIKAGMVVTFAPAGVTTEVKSVEMHHEQLEQGVPGDNVGFNVKNVSVKEIRRGNVCGDSKNDPPKAAESFNAQVIILNHPGQISAGYAPVLDCHTAHIACKFDELIEKIDRRTGKKTEENPKFIKSGDAAIVKLVPSKPMCVEAFTDYPPLGRFAVRDMRQTVAVGVIKSVVKTDKAGKVTKAAQKAAKK from the coding sequence ATGGGTAAGGAAAAGTTGCACGTTAACGTCGTTGTTATTGGACACGTCGATGCTGGTAAATCTACCACCACCGGTCACTTGATCTACAAGTGTGGTGGTATTGACAAGCGTACCATCGAgaagtttgaaaaggagGCTGAAGAGCTCGGTAAGGGATCTTTCAAGTACGCCTGGGTTTTGGACAAGCTTAAGGCTGAGAGAGAGAGAGGTATCACCATCGACATCGCTTTGTGGAAGTTCGAGACTCCAAAGTACCACGTTACCGTCATTGACGCTCCAGGTCACAGAGATTTCATTAAGAACATGATTACCGGTACTTCCCAAGCCGACTGTGCCATTTTGGTCATTGCTTCCGGTATTGGTGAGTTCGAGGCTGGTATCTCCAAGGATGGTCAAACCAGAGAGCACGCTCTTTTGGCTTTCACCCTGGGTGTCAAGCAATTGATTGTTGCCATCAACAAGATGGACTCCGTCAAATGGTCTCAAAAGAGATACGAGGAGATTGTCAAGGAAACTTCcaacttcatcaagaaGGTTGGTTACAACCCTAAGACTGTCCCATTCGTCCCAATTTCCGGATGGAACGGTGACAACATGATTGAGCCATCTTCCAACTGTGACTGGTACAAGGGATGGGAGAAGGAGACCAAGGCTGGTGGTGCTACCAAGGGTAAGACCTTGTTGGAGGCTATTGACTCCATTGACCCACCATCCAGACCAACTGACAAGCCTCTGAGATTGCCTTTGCAGGATGTCTACAAGATTGGTGGTATCGGAACTGTGCCAGTCGGTAGAGTTGAGACCGGTGTCATCAAGGCTGGTATGGTCGTCACTTTCGCCCCAGCTGGTGTCACTACCGAAGTCAAGTCGGTCGAGATGCACCACGAGCAATTGGAGCAAGGTGTCCCAGGTGACAACGTTGGATTCAACGTCAAGAACGTTTCCGTCAAGGAAATCAGAAGAGGTAACGTCTGTGGTGACTCCAAGAACGACCCACCAAAGGCCGCTGAATCTTTCAACGCCCAGGTCATTATCTTGAACCACCCAGGTCAAATCTCTGCTGGTTACGCTCCAGTTTTGGACTGTCACACCGCTCACATTGCTTGTAAGTTCGACGAGTTGATTGAGAAGATTGACAGAAGAACCGGTAAGAAGACTGAGGAGAACCCTAAGTTCATCAAGTCCGGTGACGCCGCTATCGTCAAGTTGGTCCCATCTAAGCCAATGTGTGTTGAGGCCTTCACTGACTACCCACCTTTAGGAAGATTCGCTGTCAGAGACATGAGACAAACTGTTGCTGTCGGTGTTATCAAGTCCGTTGTCAAGACTGACAAGGCTGGTAAGGTCACCAAGGCTGCTCAAAAGGCCGCTAAGAAATAG